In Saccharomyces paradoxus chromosome XVI, complete sequence, the genomic stretch CACCCCAATGGCATGAAAgaggaaaggaaaaaaaaataaaaactgAACGCCAAACTGCCTTCCTTattaaagaatttgaataaCAGTAAAAGTGCAGAGGTGAAACATTACTGgccatatatatatatatatatatatatatatatatatatgtactaatcttttgaagagcAAAGTGACCTCTTTGCTGTTATCCAAAGTTTAACCAGCCCAGTTAAGCCTGATCCCAGGGACAAAACGGCATACGTTCCCTTTGGAGTCTTTAAATTTAGAATGTCGGATGTGTTGGCCATGCAGTCAAACGATAATCTTACAATGTCTAAATAAACGAGGGTCTTTTCATCCTTGATAGCCTTTAGTTGCCTGTGTATTAACATTTCTGCGTTGTTATTTACGTTTAGGTCACATAACAACTGCTTCCTAATTGGCGATTGTGAATCATCGTCATTTTGGGCCTGATGCATCAGTATAGGTGATAGTAGTAATGCGTTGTTTTGAACTTTTAGTTGCACTTCCAATTCTAATTGCCTTTTCTGTAGGCTTTGTAGGTTCAGCCAATGGTCCTTTAAGCTTAAAAGAATGTCGTACTGCCATGCAAAAGACTCTTGTCTACTGACAAAGGAGTAGAACGATTTATTTGtccatattttcaatttgtaCAGGAGGTCCAATTCATCAAAGATACCATAATataaatccaaaaattctctTAATGAAGCTTCATTAaaccatattttcttaatttgGTCAATTTGAAAGTTGCATTTTCTAGTCTTATTAAATTTCCCTAAGAGGCTGAACACTCTGAAGGGTGTGCCGCCAAACCTTAAAATGTATCTGAAAGTACTTAATTGCTGACTGATAAAATCAATTTTCCTGTCAAAATTTCCCAGAAGAGACAGTAGAAGAACTTTGATCACTGTGATTGGATGCCTTAGTGCGACTTTTAAagtcaaatttttcaaaatcttggTATAGTAGGCTAATACAGAAGGATCCAAAACAGTTAAATTTCTCTTCGACTTTTCGATAAACAGTTTCAATATATCCAGAGTATACTTGATAATTTTTGCTAATTTGTCTCTACCAGATAGAGAATCCaataaatatttcaagatAGTAATATTATCcaccatttttgttttcgcTTGAGAATCCTCATCATCGCTTCTCGAGGATTCAGTATGGGGCTTGCCTCCGCTGCCTACACTGAATTTTTCTGCGCCGGCGTCTGATGAATGTGGATGGGTATTGTCATCCTGAGCGTCCTGGTAACTTACTCCAGAATAAGGCGGTGTTTCTGAACCGGAAACAATATCTGCCGTACCAAAGTGACTCATTGTTTTACAATCGGTTTCTTTGAGTGAAGACTTTTAAGGAAACTAAAGGATGTTGGGTTCTACTCTGTTGCCTTCCCC encodes the following:
- the PEX25 gene encoding Pex25p (Peripheral peroxisomal membrane peroxin~similar to YPL112C), producing MSHFGTADIVSGSETPPYSGVSYQDAQDDNTHPHSSDAGAEKFSVGSGGKPHTESSRSDDEDSQAKTKMVDNITILKYLLDSLSGRDKLAKIIKYTLDILKLFIEKSKRNLTVLDPSVLAYYTKILKNLTLKVALRHPITVIKVLLLSLLGNFDRKIDFISQQLSTFRYILRFGGTPFRVFSLLGKFNKTRKCNFQIDQIKKIWFNEASLREFLDLYYGIFDELDLLYKLKIWTNKSFYSFVSRQESFAWQYDILLSLKDHWLNLQSLQKRQLELEVQLKVQNNALLLSPILMHQAQNDDDSQSPIRKQLLCDLNVNNNAEMLIHRQLKAIKDEKTLVYLDIVRLSFDCMANTSDILNLKTPKGTYAVLSLGSGLTGLVKLWITAKRSLCSSKD